The sequence below is a genomic window from bacterium.
AGCAGGGGACGCTGCGCATCGGCGATTTCTTCGTCACCGGCGCCCACTATGGCCGTGTGCGCACCATGCTCGACGAGCGCGGCAAGCCGGTGCGCGAGGCGGGGCCGTCGACGCCGGTGCAGGTCACCGGATGCTCGGGCGTGCCGCAGGCCGGCGACACCTTCGTCGTCTCCGAGGACGAACAGCAGGTGCGCGAAATCTCGCATGCCCGCGAACGGCTCAAGCGCGAACAGCAACACCATCTGATCGCCAAGGCCTCGCTCTCCAACCTGTATGACCGCATCAAGGAAGGAGCGATCCAGGAGTTGAAGATCGTGATCAAGGGCGACGTGGACGGATCGGTCGAGGTGCTGGCCGACACGCTCTCGAAGATCAAGTCCGAGGAAATCTCGGTGAACGTCATCCACCGCGGGGTGGGGGCGATCACCGAATCGGATGTGCTGCTGGCGGCCGCCTCCGATGCGGTCATCATCGGCTTCCATGTCCGTCCCGACACCCGCACGCGCGACCTGGCCAAAAGCGAGGGCGTCGATGTCCGTCTCTACGACATCATCTACGAGGCCGAATCCGACATCCGGCGCGCCCTGGAGGGCATGCTGGCGCCGATTGAAGTCGAGGAGCGCACCGCCGAAGTGAAGGTCAAGGAGACTTTCAAGGTGTCGAAGGTCGGCACGGTGGCCGGTTGCGAAGTGATCGAGGGCACGGTGCACAACAAGGACTCGGTGCGCGTCGTCCGCGACGGCGTGACGATCTACACCGGCGTGATCGGCACACTGCGCCGCTTTCAGGACGAGGTCAAGGAAGTCGGCGCCGGCCTCGAGTGCGGCATCAAAATCGAGAACTTCAACGACGTCAAGGTGGGGGACGTGTTCGAATTCTTCCGCGTGACCAAGCAGGAGCGCAAACTGTAGGCGCCTCCTCCGGGGCGGTAACCGTCATGATCGGCAGCGTTCGCCTGGAGTTTCACCTTCCGGCGTGCCACAGCTTGAAGGAGAAGCGCGGCATCATCCGGCGCTTCATGGAGCACACGCGCCGTCAATACGCCGTCGCCATCGCCGAGATCGAGTCGCAGGATGAGTGGCAGCGGGCGGTGCTGGAGGCCGCCGCCGTCTCCAACCAGCGGTCGCACCTGCACAGCATCCTCACCCACGTGGTCAACGAGGCCGAGCGTCCGGGCGAGATGATCCTGACCGCCTGCGACCTGGACCTGTAGCGTCCGCCAATCGCCGGAGGACATCCCATGACCCGCAGCAACGACCGCACCCAACGCGTCGCCGACGCCATCAAGCGCATCGTCGCCGAAGCGATTCACCACGAGGTGAAGGACTTCGACTTGACGATGGTCACCGTCACGCGCTGCGACCTGGCGCGCGACTTCAGCGAGGCGACCATCCGCTATTCGGTGCTCGGCGACGAGGCCGCGCGCAAGGACTGCCGCGAGAAACTTGGCAAGGTCGCGACCTTCCTGCAGCGGCGCATCGCCGAGAGCATTAAGATTCACCATGTGCCGCATTTGAAATTCGAATTCGACGCCTCGATCGAGGAGAGTCTGAAACTGGAGCAATTGTTTGACCAGATCAACCGCGAACGCCGTCAAGCTGAATAAGGCCGTGGCCCGCCGCATCGCGCTGGCGCTCCGCGATGCCCGCCGGATTCTGATCACCGCGCATCAGGACCCCGACGGCGACTCGCTGGGCTGCCAGTTGGCGTTCTACGAGTACTGGACCCGGCAGAAACGCCGCCGCGCCGACATCCTCAACCACGGCGGCGTGCCGGACAAGTACGCCTTCATGGACCGCCGTGGATTGGTGCGCGAGGTCGGCGACAAGCCCGCCTGGCCGGTCTGGGATGCGGTGGTCATCTTCGAATGCTCTTCGCTGGATCGCACCGGCAATGTTGAGCCGGTCATCCCTGGCGGGGTGCCGATCATCAACATCGATCATCACCAGAAGAATACCCGCTTCGGCACCATCAACGTGGTCGACACCGGCCGCGCCGCCTGCGGCGAACTGGTGTTCGACCTGCTCAAGTACTGGCGGGCACGGATCACCAGGACGATGGCGCAACAGCTGGCCATCGCGCTGGTGACCGACACCGGACGGTTCCGGCATCCCTCGACCAATGCCCGCACCCTGGCGATCGCGTCGGAATTGGTGGAACTGGGCGCCAACCTGACCGACCTGACCGACCGCATCTACTACCAGATGGCCGAACCGCAGTTCCGGTTGATCCATCAGGTGCTCGCCAACGCCCAGATTCGTCTCGATGGCACCCTTTGCATGCTGCTTTTGCGGCAGGACGACCTGGCCCGCTATGGCGTCCCGCAGCGCGACACCGAGGGGCTGGTTGACTATTCGCTGTCGATCAAGACCGTGCGCGTCGGCGCCTTGCTCAAAGAGCTGGGCCCGCGCCTGACCAAGATCAGTCTGCGTTCGCCCGACTCGATCGATGTCGCCAAACTGGCGCGTCAATTCGGCGGCGGCGGCCACAAGAACGCCGCCGGCTTCAAAGTCGAATTGCCCATCGACGAAGCCGCCGACTTCCTCGAATCCCAACTCCGCTCCCGCTGAGTTTCCGCGCGTCGGCCCGCCGGCCGGGCAAGGGGCATTCGGGCCCTCCGATAACGTCTCGATTCCAGACGCCGCGCGCCATAACCGCCCATTCACGCAGACCTTAAGTCCCGCCGCTTTATCTCCGCTGCAAGCCGGTGTTCACGACGCTTAAGGCCGCGGCCGTCGCTTTTGTGACAGAGGCCGCGAAAATGCCGTTGACGGGGCTTATCATGGCGGACATTGTAGGCAACCGAGAGGGAAAGCGTCCGGTTTGCCATGGCGACGAAAACGACACCACACACACGCGGCGACATGGTCCACGCCCTGGCCTGGGCAACGGCGGTGACCGTGATCACCGCGGCGCTGGTTGTGATCGGCTCGCGAAATCTCGACCATTTCGACGCGGCGCTGGTGGCCTACACCTTCTCGGTGCTGTTTGCGACCTTCGGCATTACCTACCGCTACGCCATGTGGCTGCGGCGTCCCCCCACGGCGATGTACTGGCGGCGAGGGTTGCAGAGTCTGCGCAAGCGCCGCGGCGCGCGCAACTTGATGCGCGGCCTCCGGCATTTTGTCTCCGACTTCATGGCCAACCGTTTCATCTGGGCGCGTCACTGGCTGCGCGGCGCGGCGCACCTGCTCATCATGTGGGGCACAATCATCGCGGTGGCGATCACCTTCCCGCTGGTTTTCGGTTGGATCATGTTCGAGAGCGTGCCGGGGCAACCGCAGACGTATCGCGCCTTCGTCTTCGGGCTGCCCACTTTCACCTTCGCGGTCGATTCCCTCTTCGGCTTCATCGTCTTCCACGGCCTGGTCTGGTCGTCAATTCTGGTGGTCGCGGGCGTGATGTTGGCCATGCGGCGGCGCATGCGCGAAGAGTCGGCGGCGGCGTTGCAGAACTTCGCCGAGGACATCATGCCGCTGTTCCTCCTGTTCGCCGTCAGCGTCACCGGGTTGATGCTGACGGTCAGCTACACCTGGATGGACGGCTATGGGTATGATTTCCTCAGTCTGCTGCATGCGATTGTGGTGATCTATACGCTGCTTTGGATGCCCTTCGGCAAGTTCTTCCACATCTTCCAGCGGCCGGCGCAACTGGGCGTGAAACTCTACAAGGATGTCGGCCAGGAAGCGGAGCCGGCGCGCTGCCGCCGCTGCGAACGTCCCTTCACCTCGCGCATGCATGTCGAGGACCTCATTCACGTCGAGCGCGCGCTGGGATTCTCCTACGATCTGGAGTGGCCGCAGGAGCACTTCCAGTGGATCTGCCCGGGGTGCCGTCGCGCGCTCTTGGCGATGGCGCAGGGACGCGCCTGGCAGGGCGCGCGTGGCGGCGTGGTCGCCGCCCCGGGCGCCGTGCCCGAATACGTCAATCCCGGCCTCGGTCTGGGACCGTTGGGCCGTGAGGATGAAAGAAGGTTCCATGCCTGAAGGATGGCCCTTCACCGCGGTGGTCGACCCCGGGGCCGATGACCCGTTCGGCCCGCATGTGGCCTATTCCGAGGGGCTGCGCCTCGACACCGGCGTCGAACCCGACCGGATGGTCGATACCCACTGCTGCTTCT
It includes:
- a CDS encoding DUF503 domain-containing protein, with protein sequence MIGSVRLEFHLPACHSLKEKRGIIRRFMEHTRRQYAVAIAEIESQDEWQRAVLEAAAVSNQRSHLHSILTHVVNEAERPGEMILTACDLDL
- the rbfA gene encoding 30S ribosome-binding factor RbfA; the encoded protein is MTRSNDRTQRVADAIKRIVAEAIHHEVKDFDLTMVTVTRCDLARDFSEATIRYSVLGDEAARKDCREKLGKVATFLQRRIAESIKIHHVPHLKFEFDASIEESLKLEQLFDQINRERRQAE
- a CDS encoding bifunctional oligoribonuclease/PAP phosphatase NrnA, whose amino-acid sequence is MTRSTANAVKLNKAVARRIALALRDARRILITAHQDPDGDSLGCQLAFYEYWTRQKRRRADILNHGGVPDKYAFMDRRGLVREVGDKPAWPVWDAVVIFECSSLDRTGNVEPVIPGGVPIINIDHHQKNTRFGTINVVDTGRAACGELVFDLLKYWRARITRTMAQQLAIALVTDTGRFRHPSTNARTLAIASELVELGANLTDLTDRIYYQMAEPQFRLIHQVLANAQIRLDGTLCMLLLRQDDLARYGVPQRDTEGLVDYSLSIKTVRVGALLKELGPRLTKISLRSPDSIDVAKLARQFGGGGHKNAAGFKVELPIDEAADFLESQLRSR
- a CDS encoding MFS transporter, whose protein sequence is MATKTTPHTRGDMVHALAWATAVTVITAALVVIGSRNLDHFDAALVAYTFSVLFATFGITYRYAMWLRRPPTAMYWRRGLQSLRKRRGARNLMRGLRHFVSDFMANRFIWARHWLRGAAHLLIMWGTIIAVAITFPLVFGWIMFESVPGQPQTYRAFVFGLPTFTFAVDSLFGFIVFHGLVWSSILVVAGVMLAMRRRMREESAAALQNFAEDIMPLFLLFAVSVTGLMLTVSYTWMDGYGYDFLSLLHAIVVIYTLLWMPFGKFFHIFQRPAQLGVKLYKDVGQEAEPARCRRCERPFTSRMHVEDLIHVERALGFSYDLEWPQEHFQWICPGCRRALLAMAQGRAWQGARGGVVAAPGAVPEYVNPGLGLGPLGREDERRFHA